A stretch of the Teredinibacter haidensis genome encodes the following:
- a CDS encoding AAA family ATPase, translated as MTENNEIETPADSAPPESEELVQTQSIIAKLRERINSELIGQEDVVDQILIALLSNGHVLVEGVPGLGKTLLVRLMANCFDGEFKRIQFTPDLMPADITGHVLFDMNESKFRLRKGPVFTNILLADEINRAPAKTQAALLEVMQERQVTLEGTAKELPRPFMVMATQNPIEQEGTYPLPEAQLDRFLMKVLIDYPTHEDEIRLTKLVTTGFVDDQDAFKDDSPILSPEQVFRLQKTVADIVVDDQVTDYAVRLVRATRDTTALTRGAGTRACIGLIRCARAHALLRGSDFVLPDDVKQMTLPVLRHRVALSAEMEIDGFNVDQVLAKIFNGVDAPRL; from the coding sequence ATGACTGAAAATAACGAAATTGAAACGCCAGCTGACAGCGCTCCACCGGAGAGCGAAGAGCTGGTGCAGACGCAGTCGATTATCGCTAAGCTGCGAGAGAGAATTAACTCTGAGCTGATAGGTCAGGAGGACGTCGTTGATCAGATATTAATTGCGTTGCTCTCAAATGGTCATGTGCTGGTTGAAGGCGTTCCCGGTTTGGGTAAGACGCTGTTGGTGCGTTTAATGGCGAATTGTTTTGACGGCGAGTTTAAGCGTATACAGTTTACTCCCGATCTAATGCCAGCGGACATTACCGGCCATGTGTTGTTCGATATGAACGAAAGTAAATTTCGTTTGCGCAAAGGCCCGGTATTTACCAATATTTTATTGGCCGATGAGATTAACCGTGCTCCAGCCAAAACCCAGGCAGCCCTGCTGGAAGTAATGCAGGAGCGCCAGGTTACGTTAGAAGGAACAGCAAAAGAATTACCAAGACCTTTTATGGTGATGGCTACACAAAATCCGATTGAGCAGGAGGGAACCTACCCGCTACCTGAAGCACAGCTCGATCGTTTTCTGATGAAAGTATTAATCGATTATCCAACCCACGAAGATGAGATACGGTTAACTAAACTGGTCACTACGGGTTTTGTCGATGATCAAGACGCATTTAAAGATGATTCTCCCATATTGAGCCCGGAACAGGTGTTTAGACTGCAAAAAACCGTGGCCGATATTGTGGTGGATGATCAGGTTACTGATTACGCGGTTCGCCTGGTAAGGGCGACAAGAGATACCACAGCACTAACGCGAGGGGCGGGTACCAGGGCCTGTATCGGCCTGATACGCTGTGCTCGTGCTCATGCTCTTTTGCGGGGTTCAGATTTTGTATTGCCGGATGACGTTAAGCAAATGACGTTGCCGGTTTTACGTCACCGGGTTGCACTTTCTGCAGAAATGGAGATTGATGGTTTTAACGTTGACCAGGTTCTAGCCAAAATTTTCAACGGTGTGGATGCGCCGCGCTTATGA
- a CDS encoding DEAD/DEAH box helicase, protein MPEDTNDSVDNFADLNLPGYILKALSHVGYETPSPIQAATIPALIKGGDLLGMAQTGTGKTAAFALPILANIDLKQTKPQALVLCPTRELALQVAEAFQAYASEMKGFHVMPIYGGHDMRAQLRGLQRGVHVIVGTPGRLLDHLDRRSLDLSQLKTLVLDEADEMLRMGFNEDVEAILDKTPGDRQIALFSATMPPPIRRVADKYLKKPTEIRIESAVATNENIEQHYWLVSGTNKLEALTRILEVEEFDGMLIFVRTKTATADLSEKLNARGFSAAPLNGDMNQALRQRTVEQLKNGQLDMVIATDVAARGLDVDRISHVLNYDIPYDDEAYVHRIGRTGRAGRKGKAILFVAPRERRMLRSIENTTRQKITQMHLPSRDDLIDRRAAIFKSSVAEALNNEDKSFFQRIVGELCHEQEASPEDIAAALAYLLQKDRPLLPPKDKPKKPEKPTKELWERGKDSDDKGIPNLGNAQSLRDYPEIVMERFRIAVGHNDEVTPREIVGAIANEADIDGRYIGHIKIYDAFSTVDLPAGMPNDLLSELKKTRVKQRPINIERVAASSNTANNDAPNRPRKPRKDRKPRHTSDAKRKRKDS, encoded by the coding sequence ATGCCCGAAGACACAAACGATTCCGTCGACAACTTTGCCGATCTTAACCTCCCAGGCTACATACTCAAGGCACTCAGCCATGTGGGTTATGAAACACCTTCACCCATTCAGGCAGCGACTATTCCAGCGCTTATAAAAGGCGGCGATCTACTCGGCATGGCACAAACCGGCACAGGTAAGACAGCCGCGTTTGCCTTACCTATTCTAGCCAATATCGATCTTAAGCAGACCAAGCCCCAAGCTTTGGTACTGTGCCCAACGCGGGAACTGGCCTTACAGGTTGCTGAAGCATTTCAGGCCTATGCGTCTGAAATGAAAGGTTTTCACGTGATGCCAATCTATGGTGGCCACGACATGCGTGCCCAGCTGCGGGGGCTGCAGCGTGGCGTACACGTTATTGTTGGTACACCGGGTCGACTGCTCGACCACCTCGATCGTCGCAGCCTGGATCTAAGCCAACTTAAAACTCTGGTTCTGGATGAGGCCGACGAGATGTTGCGCATGGGCTTTAACGAAGATGTTGAAGCGATTTTGGACAAAACACCTGGCGACAGGCAAATTGCTCTTTTTTCAGCAACTATGCCACCGCCCATTCGCCGCGTAGCTGACAAGTACCTAAAAAAGCCAACGGAAATTCGTATTGAATCTGCGGTTGCCACTAACGAAAATATTGAACAACACTACTGGTTGGTGTCTGGTACAAACAAGCTCGAGGCGCTTACCCGAATTCTTGAAGTGGAAGAGTTCGATGGCATGCTTATTTTCGTGCGAACCAAAACCGCCACAGCAGACCTTTCTGAAAAGCTGAACGCCCGAGGATTTTCGGCAGCACCACTCAACGGTGATATGAACCAAGCCCTGCGCCAACGCACGGTTGAACAGCTGAAGAATGGTCAGCTAGATATGGTTATTGCTACTGATGTCGCCGCCCGGGGCCTGGATGTTGACAGAATCAGCCACGTTCTAAACTACGATATTCCCTACGACGACGAGGCCTATGTTCACCGTATTGGCCGTACCGGTCGCGCGGGCCGTAAAGGTAAGGCCATTCTTTTTGTTGCGCCACGCGAGCGGCGAATGCTGCGTTCGATAGAAAATACCACGCGTCAGAAAATTACCCAGATGCACCTGCCCTCACGGGACGATCTTATTGATCGCCGTGCTGCCATATTCAAAAGCTCAGTGGCTGAGGCATTAAACAACGAGGATAAAAGCTTCTTCCAGCGAATTGTCGGTGAACTCTGCCATGAGCAGGAAGCCAGCCCGGAAGATATTGCTGCAGCGCTCGCGTATTTACTGCAAAAAGATCGCCCCTTGCTGCCACCAAAAGACAAACCGAAGAAGCCAGAAAAACCGACTAAAGAGCTTTGGGAAAGAGGCAAGGATAGTGACGACAAAGGTATTCCAAACCTTGGTAACGCTCAGTCGCTACGCGATTACCCAGAAATTGTTATGGAACGCTTCCGCATTGCTGTGGGCCACAACGATGAGGTGACGCCGCGAGAGATTGTTGGCGCCATAGCCAATGAAGCCGATATTGATGGCCGCTATATAGGTCATATTAAAATTTACGACGCTTTCAGTACCGTAGACCTACCAGCAGGTATGCCTAACGATCTGTTATCAGAACTCAAAAAAACCCGCGTAAAGCAACGCCCAATCAATATTGAACGTGTTGCAGCAAGCAGTAACACAGCCAACAACGATGCTCCAAATCGTCCACGCAAGCCTAGAAAGGACAGAAAGCCACGTCACACGTCCGACGCCAAACGGAAACGCAAAGATAGTTAG
- a CDS encoding alpha-amylase family glycosyl hydrolase has translation MNGLTDTEIFNDRAPGFYFCDGAWFAIFHAPTLASNVQLVGDFTHWEASPLQLQKTESGKFWGARVKPQEFSQLPKAGDKYKFRLKYRGENSWHLTQDPAARNIEDTTLTCSSIVTENNYWWHDQSWQRPGWEYYAIYQVHPARFSHRSTSNPIPRLTNEVSTYIRELGFTALELLPVNAFSQDDSWGYNGVFLYAIETSYGTPNDLKALVDSCHQNGMAVILDVVLNHSGNRDNILWNIDHEEYFSGDTDWGPMFNYGSDVTRHFLINNLCFLTEEYHIDGFRFDMSHIMHMGDRWVNHVRQPGRESGWNFLLELRHKLKSIDPKLLLIAEELPDNWYVTQEVIGSSWSGEHHAPFDSQWCDAYHDNAKAVIRGDHLDKLKAALTYYGDSWHDSINYTESHDEVGNEDARIAHVARNGRGWNISQVSACLTLLSRGIPMIFMGQEAGEWMQFGQNGVASDGSRWWEHYLDLDRYEHDPQQSKILAWYKTIAKIRKRDMWTWSADSIEINHLHNDNGVVAFTRSNGKYLVVLNFNDQVFYDYDLHVEGYYKELANTSWPVFNLFGDKEATRGGDKHHYIHNVHVPAHGAIVLERY, from the coding sequence ATGAACGGTTTAACTGATACCGAAATATTTAATGATCGTGCGCCTGGCTTTTATTTTTGTGATGGAGCATGGTTTGCTATATTTCACGCGCCAACTCTGGCTTCGAATGTACAGCTGGTCGGTGATTTTACGCACTGGGAAGCTTCACCACTACAGTTGCAGAAAACAGAAAGTGGAAAGTTTTGGGGGGCTAGGGTTAAGCCTCAGGAATTCTCTCAGCTGCCGAAGGCGGGTGATAAATACAAGTTTCGGCTTAAGTATAGGGGCGAAAATTCCTGGCATTTAACGCAGGACCCTGCCGCGCGAAATATTGAAGATACGACGCTTACTTGCAGTTCGATTGTTACCGAAAATAATTATTGGTGGCACGATCAAAGTTGGCAAAGGCCCGGCTGGGAATATTACGCCATCTACCAAGTTCATCCCGCTCGCTTCAGTCATCGTTCAACGTCAAATCCCATTCCTAGACTCACGAATGAAGTTAGCACTTATATTCGAGAGCTCGGTTTTACTGCATTGGAGTTGTTACCTGTTAACGCTTTCTCTCAGGATGATAGTTGGGGATATAACGGCGTATTCCTTTATGCCATAGAGACCTCTTACGGTACGCCAAATGATTTGAAAGCACTTGTGGATAGCTGCCACCAGAATGGCATGGCTGTTATTTTAGATGTGGTGTTGAATCACAGTGGGAATAGAGACAATATTTTGTGGAATATCGATCACGAAGAATATTTTTCCGGCGATACTGATTGGGGGCCGATGTTTAATTATGGTAGCGACGTTACTCGCCACTTTCTGATCAATAATCTTTGTTTTCTGACAGAAGAATACCATATTGATGGGTTCCGCTTCGATATGTCCCACATTATGCACATGGGGGATCGGTGGGTGAACCATGTGCGTCAACCGGGTCGTGAAAGTGGCTGGAATTTTTTATTGGAACTGCGGCATAAATTAAAATCGATCGATCCAAAACTACTGTTGATTGCTGAGGAACTTCCCGATAACTGGTATGTGACGCAGGAAGTTATTGGCTCCTCATGGAGCGGTGAGCACCACGCACCATTTGATAGCCAATGGTGCGATGCTTACCATGATAATGCCAAGGCCGTTATTCGGGGTGACCACCTGGATAAATTAAAAGCAGCACTGACCTATTATGGTGACAGCTGGCACGATAGTATTAACTACACGGAGTCTCACGATGAAGTCGGGAATGAAGATGCACGCATCGCTCATGTGGCGCGTAATGGCAGGGGCTGGAATATTTCACAGGTGTCTGCTTGCCTGACTTTGCTGTCTCGCGGTATTCCAATGATATTTATGGGACAGGAAGCAGGGGAGTGGATGCAGTTCGGTCAGAACGGTGTAGCCAGCGATGGCAGCCGTTGGTGGGAGCATTATTTGGATTTGGATAGATACGAACATGACCCCCAGCAAAGTAAAATTCTGGCCTGGTACAAAACCATCGCTAAAATTCGAAAGCGGGATATGTGGACCTGGTCGGCTGATAGTATCGAGATTAATCATCTTCACAACGACAACGGTGTGGTTGCATTTACACGCAGTAATGGGAAATATTTGGTGGTGTTAAACTTTAATGATCAGGTATTTTACGATTACGACCTTCATGTGGAGGGGTATTATAAGGAGCTGGCGAATACCAGCTGGCCCGTATTTAATTTATTCGGTGATAAAGAAGCAACACGCGGTGGAGATAAGCATCACTATATCCACAATGTACATGTTCCAGCCCACGGTGCGATTGTACTGGAGCGCTATTAA
- a CDS encoding head GIN domain-containing protein — protein MIKQMGFGLALMVAAMVGAMSAVADDSSRQSFEERVLAEFSRIKLETPGDVKVVVGEAQKVVIYADPKTLTKIKTKSDDSTLYIKHHRWMSGSTNIRVEITLPVLDAAYISGSGSFDIENLNSDEFSVHISGSGRFVANGVAKKLNARISGAGSIDATGVDAASADVHISGSGRVKVKAQDNLDVHISGSGSVLYRGDPKLSTRISGSGSIDSME, from the coding sequence ATGATCAAGCAGATGGGTTTCGGTTTGGCGTTAATGGTCGCGGCTATGGTTGGTGCGATGAGTGCGGTGGCGGATGACTCAAGTCGTCAAAGTTTTGAGGAGAGAGTGTTGGCGGAATTCTCACGAATTAAACTGGAAACGCCCGGAGACGTGAAAGTTGTGGTCGGAGAGGCGCAAAAAGTCGTTATTTACGCTGACCCGAAAACGCTCACCAAGATCAAAACTAAGAGCGACGACAGTACGCTTTATATTAAGCACCATCGTTGGATGTCCGGAAGTACGAATATCCGCGTAGAAATAACCTTGCCAGTGTTAGATGCTGCTTATATTTCAGGGTCGGGAAGTTTTGATATCGAGAACTTAAACTCGGACGAGTTTAGCGTGCATATCTCAGGCTCTGGGCGCTTCGTTGCTAACGGGGTAGCGAAAAAATTGAACGCACGTATTTCCGGGGCTGGGAGTATTGACGCGACAGGTGTAGATGCTGCTAGTGCCGATGTCCATATTAGCGGTTCGGGCAGGGTAAAAGTGAAGGCTCAGGATAATCTTGACGTGCATATATCGGGTAGCGGGTCGGTTCTATACCGTGGTGACCCCAAACTGAGCACGCGTATTTCCGGATCTGGATCTATTGATTCGATGGAGTAA
- a CDS encoding RDD family protein has protein sequence MHKLLDTSYHVETPEAIDLTAQLAGPVPRILAYTLDFTLRAVILGLVLIVLAFLGEAGWGIYFILMFIFEWFYPVLFEVLRQGQTPGKKAMEIAVVNDDLTPVTWSTSLIRNLLRAADMLPACYVLGLFAMCSTRHFQRMGDLAAGSVVVHRRVTKKQGNELPEVTAYPPPVALTLEDQVALTGYAQRHGQLSTGRKQELAEILQDVTQKKGPDAVMYLQGVGNWLLGNRK, from the coding sequence ATGCACAAGTTGTTGGATACCAGTTATCACGTTGAAACCCCCGAGGCAATAGATCTCACTGCTCAGCTCGCTGGGCCTGTTCCCCGTATATTGGCGTATACCCTCGATTTCACCCTACGTGCTGTGATTCTGGGTTTGGTGCTCATTGTGCTGGCCTTTCTGGGCGAGGCCGGCTGGGGCATATACTTTATATTAATGTTTATCTTCGAGTGGTTTTACCCAGTACTCTTTGAAGTGCTGCGCCAAGGGCAAACGCCCGGCAAAAAGGCGATGGAGATTGCCGTGGTCAACGATGACCTTACGCCAGTTACCTGGAGCACGTCTTTAATTCGTAACCTCCTACGTGCGGCAGATATGTTGCCTGCATGCTACGTATTGGGGTTGTTTGCTATGTGCAGTACCCGGCATTTTCAGCGTATGGGCGATTTGGCTGCGGGTTCTGTGGTGGTTCATCGTCGTGTGACCAAGAAGCAGGGCAATGAGCTTCCTGAGGTGACGGCGTACCCTCCACCCGTTGCGCTAACATTGGAAGACCAAGTTGCACTGACGGGCTACGCGCAACGCCATGGGCAACTTTCAACAGGGCGAAAGCAGGAGTTAGCCGAAATTCTTCAGGATGTTACGCAGAAGAAAGGCCCCGATGCGGTTATGTATCTACAGGGCGTGGGTAATTGGCTGCTGGGGAATCGAAAATGA
- a CDS encoding DUF4350 domain-containing protein: MNNRVSILLSGLLAVLIGYLIYTFFEYYDEERDLGWGRNAQKNPFLAIGKFSETYGVTVESVDSILKIASLDSYDTLFITQSGQVLSENRMQELLGWVNAGGHLIVAAQRPSGEERDRLFEYFDIKLHTTDFKRSVFDNDIFDEAEDDELTEEEKKNREVENKKKFIDQLREFNENLKKQGLLGESEEEKSPQENTLEYEKTVDAELLTKLTFEDVPGELRIEFNPEIAISHPAFDEEDWDEEKYQPTYWRGENNGTHFLQLNSGDGLVTVISDSEIFRSENIANFEHAYLWYILTGGATAAIVYGSNMPSLWYMLVVFMPELLLALGVFICAWIWFNIRRFGPIREENIQVRRSSAEHIQASAGYMWRGGWQGSLLAPVREEIQQQAEKLIAGYDSAEQNERVNLLSLACKLDSSAVSAAMESNEDLNEESFYQTVRILQKIRESL; encoded by the coding sequence ATGAATAACCGCGTTAGTATTCTGCTTTCCGGCTTGTTAGCTGTGTTGATTGGTTACTTAATCTACACTTTTTTTGAGTATTACGATGAAGAAAGGGATTTAGGTTGGGGAAGAAATGCCCAGAAAAATCCCTTTTTGGCTATTGGAAAATTCAGTGAAACCTATGGAGTGACGGTAGAGAGTGTCGATAGCATTTTAAAAATTGCCTCTCTTGATTCCTACGATACCTTGTTTATTACCCAAAGTGGCCAGGTTTTGTCCGAAAATCGAATGCAGGAGCTTCTTGGTTGGGTGAATGCCGGAGGGCATTTGATTGTCGCGGCGCAGCGGCCATCTGGAGAGGAAAGAGATCGGTTATTCGAATACTTTGATATCAAACTCCATACAACCGATTTTAAGCGTAGCGTTTTTGATAATGATATTTTCGATGAAGCTGAAGATGATGAGCTTACTGAAGAAGAGAAGAAAAACCGCGAAGTAGAGAATAAGAAAAAGTTTATCGATCAGCTTCGGGAGTTCAATGAAAATTTGAAAAAGCAGGGCTTGCTGGGAGAAAGCGAAGAGGAAAAATCGCCCCAGGAAAACACCTTGGAATACGAAAAGACAGTGGACGCAGAGCTGCTTACAAAGCTTACTTTCGAAGATGTGCCAGGCGAACTCCGAATTGAATTTAATCCAGAAATAGCCATAAGCCATCCGGCCTTCGATGAGGAGGACTGGGATGAAGAAAAATATCAGCCTACCTACTGGCGTGGAGAGAATAATGGAACGCATTTTTTACAGCTCAACTCGGGAGATGGTCTGGTAACGGTGATATCAGACTCCGAAATTTTTCGTTCGGAAAATATCGCCAACTTTGAGCACGCCTATCTTTGGTACATTCTGACGGGGGGGGCTACAGCCGCCATTGTCTATGGCTCAAATATGCCCTCACTGTGGTATATGTTGGTGGTGTTTATGCCTGAATTGCTATTGGCATTGGGTGTATTTATTTGCGCCTGGATTTGGTTCAATATTCGCCGTTTTGGCCCGATCCGTGAGGAAAATATTCAGGTGCGTAGATCTTCTGCTGAACATATTCAGGCCAGTGCTGGTTATATGTGGCGGGGGGGCTGGCAGGGGTCGCTTTTGGCGCCGGTGCGTGAGGAAATTCAACAGCAGGCCGAAAAGTTGATAGCGGGGTACGATTCCGCCGAGCAGAATGAACGGGTCAATTTACTATCTCTCGCCTGTAAGCTGGATAGTAGCGCCGTTAGTGCGGCAATGGAATCTAACGAAGATCTAAATGAAGAAAGTTTTTATCAAACAGTTCGAATACTTCAGAAAATCAGAGAAAGCTTATGA
- a CDS encoding stage II sporulation protein M has protein sequence MKQQSFESLHQKSWLQLDKILDSRSRSSDKRFPELFRELCHQLAIAKHRRYSPQLVDQLNERVIKAHHLFYQHNHRFHFQWLDFLVAGFPQAIRRNRRFVYVSLALFLLPFIGMALACYVNEEFIYSFMSQEQVRMMESMYDPANRKIGRDRDTTTDIMMFGHYIQNNIGVSFRSFAGGILFGLGSIFFMVFNGISIGGVTGHLTQLDYGSTFYPFVAGHGSFELTAIVFSGAAGLKLGYAMINRGRQTLLQSLRTAGKDSIVIVYGTTLMLLIAAFIEAFWSSTTSLPSMLKYIVGIALWIAVIGYFIFSGRRYGS, from the coding sequence ATGAAACAACAGAGTTTTGAATCACTCCACCAGAAGAGTTGGTTGCAGCTGGATAAAATCCTGGATAGTCGTTCGCGCTCATCAGACAAACGCTTTCCCGAACTGTTCAGAGAGTTGTGTCATCAGCTTGCTATAGCCAAGCATCGTCGTTACAGCCCGCAATTGGTCGATCAACTGAATGAACGGGTTATTAAAGCTCACCACCTGTTTTATCAGCATAATCACCGGTTTCATTTTCAGTGGCTAGATTTCTTGGTGGCCGGTTTTCCGCAGGCCATTCGCCGGAATCGTCGTTTTGTCTATGTATCTCTCGCGCTCTTTCTACTGCCTTTTATCGGTATGGCGCTGGCCTGCTATGTGAATGAAGAGTTTATCTACAGCTTTATGTCCCAAGAGCAGGTTCGCATGATGGAGTCCATGTATGATCCTGCCAATCGAAAAATTGGGCGTGATCGGGATACGACAACCGATATCATGATGTTTGGTCACTATATTCAAAATAATATTGGGGTTAGCTTTCGTTCTTTTGCTGGCGGCATTTTATTCGGTTTGGGCTCGATTTTTTTTATGGTGTTTAACGGTATAAGCATCGGAGGTGTGACTGGGCACCTGACTCAGCTTGATTACGGCAGCACGTTCTATCCGTTTGTTGCTGGTCATGGTTCGTTCGAACTCACGGCGATCGTATTCAGCGGTGCAGCGGGTTTGAAGCTGGGTTATGCAATGATAAATCGAGGCAGGCAAACATTGTTGCAATCATTGCGCACAGCGGGCAAAGATTCGATTGTAATTGTATACGGAACAACGCTTATGCTGCTAATTGCGGCATTTATTGAAGCATTCTGGTCATCCACAACATCATTACCTTCCATGCTTAAATATATTGTGGGTATCGCGCTCTGGATTGCTGTTATTGGTTATTTTATTTTTTCGGGCAGGCGCTATGGATCTTGA
- the pspF gene encoding phage shock protein operon transcriptional activator → MTTPQTPPKVIGESDCFLEVLEQVSHMTQLNRPVMVVGERGTGKELIAERLHYLSERWSKSLVKMNCAALNQELLESELFGHESGAFTGASKLHKGRFERADGGTLFLDELGTMSMRTQEKLLRFIEYGEFERLGGSSTLTADVRLVAATNVDLPDLADQGKFRHDLLDRLAFDVITLPPLRERKEDILLLAEHYALSMCKEMALPYFTGFTPAVIEQLQDYSWPGNIRELKNVVERCVSRWGADPEPIDDIQIDPFESPFRLNQSRPQEIKTQKYTDDTETPTATAKSDSTAFPLDFKNLVETYEQELLNQAMDEARFNQRKAAELLGLSYHQLRGNLKKYSLFKDSES, encoded by the coding sequence ATGACCACCCCACAAACACCACCCAAAGTGATTGGAGAATCAGACTGCTTTCTCGAAGTACTGGAGCAGGTTTCTCATATGACTCAACTCAACCGCCCTGTCATGGTGGTTGGCGAAAGAGGAACGGGTAAAGAATTAATAGCCGAGCGCCTACACTACCTATCTGAACGCTGGAGCAAATCCCTAGTAAAAATGAACTGTGCCGCGTTGAACCAGGAATTATTGGAATCCGAGCTTTTCGGCCATGAATCAGGCGCCTTTACCGGTGCAAGCAAACTACACAAAGGCCGTTTTGAACGCGCCGATGGCGGCACACTGTTTTTGGATGAGCTGGGCACCATGTCCATGCGCACACAGGAAAAACTTCTGCGCTTTATTGAATACGGTGAATTTGAACGACTGGGAGGCAGCTCGACCCTGACTGCCGACGTACGGCTGGTTGCCGCAACCAACGTAGACCTGCCGGATTTAGCAGACCAAGGAAAATTTCGTCACGACCTACTCGACCGACTGGCCTTCGATGTGATTACCCTACCCCCACTACGAGAGAGAAAAGAAGACATTCTTCTCCTGGCTGAACACTACGCCCTGAGCATGTGCAAGGAAATGGCCCTGCCATATTTTACTGGGTTTACCCCTGCAGTCATTGAACAGTTACAAGACTACAGCTGGCCAGGTAATATACGCGAACTAAAAAATGTGGTTGAGCGATGCGTTAGCCGCTGGGGAGCCGATCCAGAACCGATAGACGACATTCAAATAGATCCCTTTGAATCGCCTTTTCGGCTAAACCAGTCTCGACCGCAGGAAATAAAAACGCAAAAGTATACGGACGATACCGAAACACCCACTGCCACAGCTAAATCGGATTCCACAGCATTCCCTCTCGATTTCAAAAACCTAGTGGAAACTTACGAGCAGGAGCTTCTTAATCAGGCCATGGACGAGGCTCGCTTTAATCAGCGAAAAGCCGCTGAGTTACTTGGTTTGAGTTACCACCAACTCAGAGGCAATTTAAAAAAATACTCTCTTTTTAAAGACTCAGAAAGCTAG
- a CDS encoding DUF58 domain-containing protein: MRPGPNLLKILVGWMLFALVVFAARLFSVSSPVETDLLVDNVKFGSLELLWWLSSGLLLLGLVFDFLRHRRFWKLSVVRELPHSLALGVKASVALDIRNGYPFSVTLDVTELYPDCIEAEELPFTLTLAPVSSKKVIYPVLPIKRGEARFGLTGLRVSTRWGLWQKLQWVGGEEAVKIYPNFAPIANSAGIGLEHQIAQMGVHLQQRRGEGSDFHQLREFREGDSLRQIDWKATSRQRKPISREYQDERDQDVVFMLDCGRRLRAKDDHISHFDHALNALLLTSYVALRQGDAVGMMSFAGDERWLAPLKGPARINTILNQLYDLHSSLETSDYLQAAEKFLQRNSKRALVILISNIRDEESEDLVVATELLSKKHIVMVASLREVYLDKKLNEPVSNFSSALSYCGMTETVRRRRRALAKLQGRGVIMTDSLPQNLHIELVNEYFKLKRSGRL; this comes from the coding sequence ATGAGGCCAGGCCCAAATCTGCTAAAAATTCTGGTCGGCTGGATGCTGTTTGCACTGGTAGTGTTTGCTGCGCGTTTATTTTCCGTTTCGAGCCCTGTGGAAACCGATTTACTGGTTGATAACGTGAAATTTGGTTCGTTGGAGTTACTTTGGTGGTTGAGTTCCGGCCTGTTGTTACTGGGACTTGTGTTTGATTTTCTCCGTCATAGACGTTTTTGGAAACTTTCTGTGGTTCGCGAACTACCTCATAGTTTGGCTCTAGGGGTAAAAGCTTCTGTTGCGTTGGATATTCGAAATGGCTATCCGTTTTCGGTAACCCTGGACGTAACGGAGCTCTATCCCGATTGTATTGAGGCCGAAGAGCTACCTTTCACGCTCACGCTAGCGCCAGTTAGCAGCAAAAAAGTTATCTATCCTGTACTACCCATAAAACGTGGAGAGGCGCGCTTTGGTCTAACTGGTTTACGGGTGAGTACGCGCTGGGGCTTGTGGCAAAAGCTGCAATGGGTGGGTGGCGAAGAAGCGGTCAAAATTTATCCCAACTTTGCTCCGATTGCGAACTCTGCCGGTATAGGCCTGGAGCATCAGATTGCTCAAATGGGAGTTCATCTGCAGCAGCGTCGCGGCGAGGGTAGTGATTTTCATCAGTTGCGTGAGTTTCGTGAAGGCGATTCGTTGCGGCAAATCGATTGGAAGGCAACGTCGCGCCAGCGTAAACCTATCTCCAGAGAGTATCAGGATGAGCGTGATCAGGATGTTGTTTTTATGCTGGATTGCGGGCGCAGGTTGCGGGCGAAAGACGACCATATCAGCCACTTCGATCATGCTTTAAATGCTTTGTTGCTCACCAGCTATGTAGCTTTAAGGCAGGGCGATGCCGTAGGCATGATGAGCTTTGCCGGCGATGAGCGCTGGCTCGCTCCGCTAAAAGGCCCTGCACGTATTAATACGATTCTCAATCAGCTCTACGATTTACACAGTAGTCTGGAAACCAGTGATTACCTGCAAGCGGCGGAAAAATTTTTACAGCGAAATAGTAAGCGGGCATTGGTCATTCTTATTTCCAATATCAGGGACGAGGAGTCAGAAGACCTTGTTGTCGCTACCGAGCTATTATCCAAAAAACATATCGTTATGGTGGCAAGCCTGCGCGAAGTGTATTTGGATAAAAAACTGAATGAGCCGGTGAGTAATTTTTCTTCTGCCCTAAGTTACTGTGGCATGACAGAAACCGTTCGGCGCAGGCGCAGAGCCCTGGCGAAGCTGCAGGGCAGGGGTGTCATTATGACCGACTCTCTCCCACAAAATTTACATATCGAACTGGTGAACGAGTATTTTAAACTCAAGCGTAGCGGACGGTTGTAA